The proteins below come from a single Solea senegalensis isolate Sse05_10M linkage group LG2, IFAPA_SoseM_1, whole genome shotgun sequence genomic window:
- the spegb gene encoding striated muscle preferentially expressed protein kinase isoform X1, whose protein sequence is MRKGEVQMTLKKGPDEAVAPASPVIPPKRSKTNPEQVVPEPQGPGYPTPTPPMFVRKMRNAAVGTGCDIRLKVTVAGDPQPSLYWYHNDELLNMENQEYGGLWIRDCKPSDAGLYTCIANNHLGEARTSAVLAVLDLGEDSETTEDEGGDQFETKEDSGECEDQPVHTVMDKGEEDNRAHAHEDLSNTTRSRSEDFTRVSPPQDLPPPSPRLVKRPSTSPMPSRSGSTTPVNLRKKIVVPTEYQDTVPGEFEEKVKQPKSVSQSNTQDSRPQTPLSEYSRKELTLRPSPKLTRASSKIFEKVRGLEERRRSLDLPEGSISGRSWAGFNRAGSVDSDDGGSRLGISRESSREDLREALKEDAAERRSMFKQRAASLEDKPRYSQKVQDIENKFAEELQRIKKLVGKPHMKKSFSTEQLSLRGKQRQPFRKIEPIPPQVLQKLQERERAQWAREQKEKDSTSLQPVQQKEQTQQEQPKPQPKSQPQTTASTGTTTVTVSRFGEVAGTPQSMQLSDLPGQRFVREINRASPVTEIIQRSPSPALHNQQREESPTRNISEMTLRKIERRPPSPLVQRVSRMQESPHIQESILQKDENSGRKTPIEVALRKIESRPESPLVQKRSLIVQDPPPQLPPKPPRVSPVTPPEEKMEVELSKPTPKFRVPTIIVEDETIEVDVPVKTNGRHQVTTVAKEGQQHKTKGKNRRPRPLSPELDSSDDSYVSAEEDPLEVPLFEFPLQDTVASAGADVLLKCIIAGTPSPEVTWTKDNSKVTGNANYTVKVEGERHTLFIRSAKTSDGGKYCATAVNQVGKASSTATLTVKPETVQEPRGNLGVPMDISSPITSDEEYLSPLEEGMDFGGPETRRTIDTRFRKPPAFLVTMSDQAVTEGQEVTMSVRISGQPKPMLYWLRDRVTVKSGPRHTVREKEDGTFEMTVKSAVRSDSGIYTCKIINEYGTKQCEGKLEVKAPTFEPGLAIIRPVRDITARAGDTVMFECHVIGPKDTDVDWLADGKLIQPALLNCKMHFDGRKCRLLLNSVHEDDSGTYMCKLSTAKEEVTSCGKLKVIPSVEPLFTRKLDVLEVIEGRNARFDCKVSGTPSPTVTWSHFDHPLTESEDLRILQEGGRYSLIISHVTNDDEGFYTVIARNCHGEAETSAELYIQEPRPAISSQMAKLEKMPSIPEEPEVPENEVERFTMPDFIKPLFDLDVIEGKEAVLKCKVAGMPYPTIVWFHNGKRIESTEDRKMTQFRDVHSLVIRSVCHAHGGVYKSVISNKVGKATCYAHLYVTDILPDPPDGMPVIESITGKTITLTWKKPRRLDPSIDPSSLMYAIQQQALGSIQWTIIASCLKETQFTISTLSKGVRYAFRVLTITTKAFSKPSPATDPVQLLDRGPYLQEAPVIVDKPDVVFVMENQSVTITVTINHVNAAVIWKRRGMVLSSKPGLYEMAMPDDDQHTLKLFQVKSTDVGEMVFTASNKYGNDSCTFSVEMAAPPTFETIMEDLDVCAGETPRFAVVVEGKPIPDILWFKSDILLCESSHYTFVYDDNECSLVVVNARTDDSGVYTCTARNLAGSVSCKAELTVHEAKSKEDPVDDEETLLRKMRRLTDYYDIHKEIGRGAFSYVKRVTQKIGKLEYAAKFISTRAKKKISAMREMNLLSKLDHERVLYFHDAFQKKNTVIIVTEICHEELLDRFTRKSAVMESDVRSCVRQLLEGLDYLHHQNIMHLDIKPDNILLADPHGDQIRICDFGNAVVFTPDEAQYCKYGTPEFVAPEIVNQTPVSKATDIWPVGVITYLCLTGVSPFAGENDRSSVLNIRNYNVAFEESMFADLCREAKGFIIKLLVVDRLRPDTQECLRHPWFKTLSKGKAISTEALKKFVSRRKWQRSLISYKSKMVMRSIPELLNDSSSHISIAVPRNLKEGSPLPSSSSDSDEDVDELPFIPMPQNMEFSGSRMSLTDIQTNEKETWKPNGTTKASGSPVQVQEAIECDLKEMSKDEVEVTGKSQQRKRSSQDNDKGSSEEEPPVELSQKPELSRKPLQRGSSMESDKPEGGRRRGELRRGGSADSALLLKITPEEEAGEGNQENGRKVLKKAVSMELPRRSTSPGTVKMSQEDYALKLELMRQRLLRGGSVDKKMSGLRGPLLETLGMGDEKRAISSDRYSRSARLGPPPLIRAASTESPRDEVPKPKILRKSASFSQGDSEPIVLHRRSGAPLEIPLAQVEERRLKEAISMSALTEQIKLDSRPVTPRDPSPKPPTPESVVQESPTKTESEESLMEKEITSDETNDKMDGLTTDCNFDERSSTSGFSEKDMSISEEPMESEYTGQKIPTPPPVVDSSNVEEKMEVKEVEKEYEEKDEIMEEENISPSESNMKENVEVIVENVDEEVNIAAKSSEMLISTNSVIVRPTQEYPHPPTNVVSTYVTPSLPSRVVLPDGTTSAYASILQTIMVPSIQPLSDPPLGPSTPVPAASPSSESTETILPASSPASRSLALPKSTTEHAAVYARVASPETITKEPSPPKMTTHSLSQQELSAGVDLEDITSEQVFEARFKKRESSLSRSLKFLSRSKNDENSQPTSTETGDAGEEIYRPGPIGAPLELAPRRLEEKSKSVLDLREAQKDQGFMRRLSLRLRRTPSTERKDDMTKEEDSVASKRRLSWTLGRRGSQEKKEVEMMRMDGSGDTLVEQGAKELKKPNESPVLAMRRKIESTVAEISTRIRSYSEERKSSEEKEQKRTPILSMLRRSTSESRAMKVPSVPQNQLASQGNMGTSSESLNSMSSLKTDIAKGAEVERRSRWDRWGLTRGRQNKTVSQPDIPTAISRENSSLRSRQYSKLASDFPPVFHIKLRDHVLLEGDPVTLSCLPAGSPHPHVTWMKDKKLLEIDARMNMIACPDGRQLLMIMHTTKKDAGVYECVATNPLASTSSSCTISLARLPNRPGTPEIPQKYNKTALVLWRPSDTMAPCTYSLERKAEGETNWLIVATGVADCYYNVVDLPAGFSYRFRVACVNKAGQGPYSNVSQVVSLEPSEPAKSSASVVVKTVPTTAPPPTVVMMSSMKVPPIKPAPSKSTTVTLAPTVPPSTSAPSLTVTKSASPMTIKPVVQVDASRPAVTPTISAAPSDEAPVQTTMSVQATAAKNNHKTIPSVQAPVQTTSSVQTTTAKTTFRTTPSDQAPVQTPTSVQDSAERNTLRTTPSDQAHVQTTTSVQATTKAKTTLSISMSKPQTKLAPPPVVPPKPRSPLNAVHTKVNQSPSPAPTIGKPISSLPLYVPAATARATPPSQCSSTTTTQVTPVIPVSPAVVVVQSLTPVVQGGESWSTPSGRITPSGRITPSGRRTPVGKPGEGSLRQGVPQKPYTFMDEKARGRFGVIRECRENATGNLFMAKIVPYEADTKQTVLLEYDILKSLHHERIMALHEAYVTPRYLVLISEYCSGKELLHSIIDRFRYSEDDVVTYILQILQGLDYLHTRRILHLDIKPENIIVTYMNVIKIIDFGSAQTFNPLFLKQFNPPVGTLEYMSPEMLRGDVVGPPTDIWSVGVLTFLMLSGRSPFMENDPQETEARILASKFDLLNLYQNVSQSASLFLKKILCSYPWARPSIKECFNNSWLQDAYLMRLRRQTLTFTNTRLKEFLAEQQRRREEVATKHKVLLRSYKSSTQNPTSPTTPHVPASPTTPVTH, encoded by the exons ATTCCGAAACAACAGAGGATGAAGGTGGAGATCAATTTGAGACCAAAGAAGATAGTGGTGAGTGTGAGGACCAGCCTGTGCACACAG TGATGGACAAAGGTGAAGAAGATAACAGAGCACATGCACATGAGGATCTCTCAAACACAACCAG AAGTCGTTCAGAAGATTTTACAAGAGTGTCTCCACCTCAAGACCTCCCACCACCGTCCCCAAGGCTTGTCAAACGCCCCTCCACCTCTCCAATGCCAAGTCGCTCTGGTTCAACCACACCAGTCAATTTGAGAAAGAAAATTGTTGTGCCAACTGAATACCAAGACACAGTGCCTGGGGAGTTTGAAGAAAAGGTTAAGCAACCAAAATCCGTGTCCCAAAGTAACACGCAGGACTCTCGTCCACAGACGCCACTCAGTGAGTACTCCCGCAAAGAATTGACCCTTAGACCATCCCCAAAGCTTACCAGGGCAAGCTCAAAGATTTTTGAGAAGGTCCGTGGCTTAGAGGAGCGTAGGCGAAGCCTTGATCTTCCAGAGGGTTCCATCTCGGGAAGATCCTGGGCAGGGTTCAATCGTGCTGGATCTGTCGACTCTGATGATGGAGGAAGTCGGTTGGGGATCTCTAGGGAAAGTTCCAGGGAAGATCTTCGGGAGGCCCTGAAAGAGGATGCTGCTGAGCGGAGATCTATGTTTAAGCAGAGAGCTGCTTCCCTCGAGGACAAACCTCGCTACTCCCAAAAAGTTCAGGACATTGAGAACAAGTTTGCGGAAGAGCTGCAGCGTATTAAAAAACTTGTTGGAAAACCTCATATGAAGAAATCTTTTTCCACTGAGCAGCTTTCCCTGCGTGGCAAGCAGCGCCAGCCGTTCAGGAAAATTGAGCCAATTCCCCCCCAAGTCCTCCAAAAGCTTCAAGAAAGAGAACGTGCCCAGTGGGCAAgggaacagaaagaaaaagattcaACCAGTTTGCAACCAGTGCAACAAAAAGAGCAGACGCAGCAAGAACAGCCGAAACCACAACCGAAATCACAGCCCCAAACGACTGCAAGCACTGGTACGACGACTGTAACGGTCAGTAGATTTGGAGAAGTTGCGGGCACCCCACAGTCAATGCAGTTATCTGACTTACCTGGTCAACGATTTGtgagagaaataaacagagCCAGTCCTGTAACAGAAATCATTCAGAGATCACCATCACCAGCATTACATAACCAACAGAGGGAAGAGTCGCCAACGAGAAACATTTCTGAGATGACTTTACGCAAGATTGAACGAAGGCCACCGAGTCCACTCGTTCAAAGAGTATCGCGAATGCAGGAATCCCCCCACATCCAGGAATCTATTTTGCAAAAGGATGAAAATTCAGGGAGGAAAACACCAATAGAGGTAGCTCTAAGAAAAATTGAAAGCAGACCTGAAAGTCCACTGGTACAAAAAAGGTCTCTTATAGTGCAAGATCCTCCACCACAACTTCCCCCAAAACCCCCAAGAGTGTCACCAGTCACTCCTCCAGAGGAGAAAATGGAAGTGGAGCTATCAAAACCAACCCCCAAGTTCAGAGTCCCTACAATAATTGTTGAAGATGAAACGATTGAAGTAGATGTTCCTGTGAAGACAAATGGGAGGCACCAGGTTACCACTGTTGCCAAAGAAGGACAACAGCACAAGACTAAAGGAAAAAACCGTCGCCCGCGACCCTTGTCTCCAGAGTTAG ATTCTTCAGATGATTCTTATGTGTCTGCTGAAGAGGACCCACTGGAGGTTCCTTTATTTGAGTTTCCCCTACAGGACACTGTCGCGTCTGCAGGTGCAGATGTGCTACTCAAATGTATCATCGCTGGAACCCCCAGTCCTGAAG TGACCTGGACAAAAGACAACAGCAAAGTCACGGGCAATGCAAATTACACAGTCAAAGTGGAGGGTGAACGACACACTTTGTTCATCAGATCAGCAAAAACAAGTGATGGCGGCAAATACTGTGCGACTGCTGTTAACCAGGTGGGGAAAGCGTCGAGCACTGCCACCCTTACAGTTAAACCTG AGACTGTACAGGAGCCCAGAGGAAACCTGGGTGTGCCCATGGATATCAGCAGCCCTATTACATCCGATGAGGAGTATCTCAGTCCACTGGAGGAGGGCATGGATTTTGGAGGACCGGAGACGAGGCGGACGATTGACACACGTTTCAGGAAACCCCCGGCTTTCCTG GTAACAATGAGTGATCAAGCTGTCACTGAAGGACAGGAAGTCACCATGTCTGTCCGAATAAGTGGACAACCCAAACCAATGCTTTATTG GCTGAGGGACAGAGTCACGGTGAAATCAGGTCCACGCCACACGGTACGAGAGAAAGAAGACGGCACTTTCGAGATGACGGTCAAGTCAGCCGTCAGGTCAGACTCCGGCATTTACACCTGCAAGATCATTAATGAGTATGGAACAAAGCAGTGTGAAGGAAAGCTGGAAGTCAAAG CTCCAACATTTGAGCCAGGTCTCGCCATCATCCGCCCGGTCAGGGACATCACCGCCAGAGCTGGGGACACAGTTATGTTCGAGTGTCACGTCATAGGACCCAAAGACACAGATGTGGACTGGCTGGCAGACGGGAAACTCATCCAGCCTGCACTGCTCAACTGCAAGATGCACTTTGACGGTAGAAAGTGTCGTCTCCTGCTCAACTCGGTACACGAGGACGACAGCGGGACGTACATGTGCAAGCTCAGCACAGCCAAAG AGGAAGTGACCTCATGTGGCAAACTTAAGGTCATCCCCTCAGTGGAACCTCTCTTCACTCGCAAGCTGGACGTTCTAGAAGTAATTGAGGGGCGAAATGCTCGCTTCGACTGCAAAGTCAGTGGGACACCATCTCCTACGGTCACATGGAGTCACTTCG ACCACCCGCTCACAGAAAGCGAGGACCTTCGCATTCTTCAGGAGGGTGGACGCTACTCTCTCATCATTTCTCACGTGACCAATGACGACGAGGGATTCTACACTGTAATAGCCCGTAACTGTCATGGCGAGGCAGAGACCTCTGCTGAACTTTACATTCAAGAACCGCGGCCAGCCATTTCCTCACAGAT gGCTAAACTAGAGAAGATGCCATCTATTCCAGAGGAGCCAGAGGTCCCAGAGAACGAGGTGGAACGCTTCACCATGCCTGACTTCATCAAACCTCTCTTTGACCTGGATGTGATCGAGGGAAAGGAGGCTGTGCTCAAATGTAAAGTGGCTGGTATGCCGTATCCTACCATTGTCTGGTTCCACAATGGAAAAAGGATTGAGAGCACAGAGGACAGAAAGATGACTCAGt TCCGTGACGTCCACAGCCTTGTCATCCGCTCTGTGTGTCATGCCCACGGTGGCGTCTACAAGAGTGTCATTTCAAACAAAGTAGGCAAGGCGACCTGCTACGCTCATCTCTATGTCAcag aTATCCTCCCTGACCCCCCTGATGGGATGCCAGTGATAGAGTCCATCACTGGTAAAACCATCACCTTAACCTGGAAGAAACCAAGGAGACTGGACCCTTCCATTG atCCCAGCTCTTTGATGTATGCCATTCAGCAACAAGCGCTGGGCTCCATCCAGTGGACAATCATAGCTTCTTGCCTGAAGGAGACGCAATTCACAATCTCAACCCTCTCCAAAGGAGTCCGCTATGCTTTCAGGGTGCTGACCATCACCACCAAGGCTTTCAGCAAGCCATCCCCTGCCACTGACCCAGTGCAGCTCCTGGACAGAG GTCCCTATCTTCAGGAGGCTCCAGTGATTGTTGATAAGCCAGATGTTGTATTTGTGATGGAAAACCAGTCAGTCACTATCACCGTTACCATCAATCACGTCAACGCTGCCGTCATCTGGAAGAG GAGAGGAATGGTCCTTTCCAGCAAACCGGGCCTGTACGAGATGGCAATGCCAGACGATGACCAGCACACACTGAAGCTGTTCCAAGTAAAGAGCACCGACGTCGGAGAGATGGTGTTTACGGCCTCTAACAAGTACGGCAATGACAGCTGCACCTTCAGTGTGGAGATGGCAG CCCCACCAACATTTGAGACAATCATGGAGGACTTGGATGTCTGTGCTGGGGAGACTCCCCGCTTTGCTGTGGTTGTGGAGGGCAAACCTATTCCTGACATCCTCTGGTTtaag AGTGATATCCTGCTGTGCGAGAGCAGCCATTACACTTTTGTGTATGATGACAATGAATGCTCCCTGGTGGTCGTAAATGCTCGAACGGATGACTCCGGTGTGTATACCTGCACTGCCAGGAACTTGGCAGGATCTGTGTCTTGTAAGGCTGAGCTCACCGTTCATGAAG CTAAAAGTAAAGAAGATCCAGTGGATGATGAGGAGACTCTTCTACGGAAAATGCGCAGACTGACCGACTATTATGACATCCATAAGGAAATTGGAAG AGGTGCATTTTCCTATGTGAAGCGTGTGACCCAGAAGATTGGCAAATTGGAGTATGCAGCAAAGTTCATCTCCACTCGGGCCAAGAAGAAGATATCTGCCATGAGAGAGATGAACCTGCTTTCCAAGCTGGACCACGAGAGAGTCCTTTACTTTCATGATGCCTTTCAGAAAAAGAATACAGTCATCATTGTCACTGAAAT ATGCCATGAAGAGCTGCTGGACAGGTTTACAAGGAAATCTGCAGTAATGGAGTCTGAT GTACGGTCATGTGTAAGGCAGCTTCTTGAAGGGTTGGACTACCTTCACCATCAAAACATCATGCATCTGGATATCAAG CCTGATAACATCTTACTGGCAGATCCCCATGGCGATCAGATCAGAATCTGTGATTTTGGCAACGCAGTGGTGTTCACACCTGATGAAGCTCAATACTGCAAATATGGCACACCGGAGTTTGTTGCACCAGAAATTGTCAATCAGACCCCTGTGTCCAAAGCAACAGATATCTG GCCAGTTGGAGTGATCACATATCTgtg TTTGACAGGAGTTTCTCCATTTGCTGGTGAAAACGACCGCAGTTCTGTGCTGAACATCAGGAACTATAATGTTGCCTTCGAGGAGAGCATGTTTGCCGACCTTTGCCGAGAGGCTAAAGGATTCATCATAAAACTGCTGGTGGTTGACAGACT GAGACCTGATACTCAGGAATGTCTCCGACACCCCTGGTTCAAG ACACTAAGTAAGGGGAAGGCTATAAGTACAGAGGCACTTAAAAAGTTTGTATCACGCAGAAAGTGGCAG CGTTCGCTAATCAGCTATAAATCAAAAATGGTCATGAGATCCATACCTGAATTGCTGAACGATTCTTCCAGCCACATATCCATCGCAGTTCCCAGGAATCTTAAAGAGGGTTCGCCTTTGCCATCATCATCTTCCGATTCTGATGAAGATGTTGATGAACTGCCATTTATTCCAATGCCCCAAAACATGGAATTCTCTGGATCAAGGATGTCCCTGACTGACATACAGACcaatgaaaaggaaacatggAAGCCAAATGGAACTACAAAAGCGTCTGGGTCACCTGTTCAAGTACAGGAGGCAATAGAGTGTGACCTTAAGGAAATGAGTAAAGATGAGGTTGAGGTCACAGGTAAAAGCCAGCAGCGGAAGAGGTCATCACAAGACAATGATAAGGGCTCCTCAGAAGAAGAACCACCTGTTGAATTGTCCCAAAAGCCAGAGCTGTCTAGAAAACCACTGCAAAGGGGTTCAAGTATGGAATCTGACAAACCAGAGGGAGGAAGGCGAAGAGGAGAACTTAGACGTGGAGGCTCAGCTGACAGTGCATTGCTGCTGAAGATTACACCTgaggaggaagccggagaaggAAATCaagaaaatggcagaaaagTTTTGAAAAAAGCTGTCTCTATGGAACTACCAAGGAGGAGCACCAGCCCAGGAACGGTCAAGATGAGTCAAGAAGATTATGCTCTTAAACTGGAGCTGATGAGACAACGACTGCTCCGTGGTGGCtctgtggacaaaaaaatgAGTGGACTGAGAGGACCACTGTTGGAAACATTAGGAATGGGAGATGAAAAACGAGCAATATCCTCAGATCGCTATTCTCGAAGTGCTCGGTTAGGTCCACCACCACTAATTAGAGCTGCTTCCACTGAATCACCAAGAGATGAAGTTCCCAAGCCCAAAATTTTGCGCAAAAGTGCTTCTTTCAGTCAAGGTGATTCAGAGCCAATAGTTTTACACCGCAGATCTGGAGCTCCTCTTGAGATTCCACTGGCACAGGTAGAAGAAAGAAGGCTAAAGGAAGCAATATCTATGTCAGCTTTAACTGAGCAAATCAAGTTAGACTCTCGTCCAGTGACTCCAAGGGATCCTTCACCAAAACCGCCAACTCCAGAGTCTGTTGTGCAGGAGAGTCCTACTAAAACCGAAAGTGAGGAGTCATTAATGGAGAAAGAAATTACGTCAGATGAGACAAATGACAAGATGGATGGGTTGACAACAGATTGTAATTTTGATGAAAGATCAAGCACAAGTGGTTTCTCAGAGAAGGATATGAGTATATCAGAGGAACCAATGGAGTCAGAGTACACAGGCCAGAAAATCCCTACACCTCCTCCTGTGGTTGACAGCTCTAATGTAGAGGAAAAAATGGAAGTGAAAGAAGTAGAGAAGGAATATGAAGAAAAGGATGAGATTATGGAAGAGGAAAACATAAGTCCCTCtgaatcaaatatgaaagaaaatgtagaaGTTATTGTAGAAAATGTAGACGAGGAAGTAAATATAGCTGCTAAATCATCTGAGATGCTCATATCCACAAACTCAGTTATAGTGAGACCAACACAAGAATATCCCCATCCCCCAACAAATGTTGTGTCAACTTATGTAACCCCTTCACTTCCTTCTCGAGTTGTTCTTCCTGATGGAACAACTTCAGCTTATGCAAGTATTTTGCAGACCATTATGGTCCCTTCAATTCAGCCCCTCAGTGATCCACCTTTAGGCCCCTCTACACCAGTTCCAGCTGCCTCACCATCATCAGAGTCAACAGAAACTATTCTACCTGCATCTTCTCCTGCCAGCAGATCCTTAGCTCTGCCAAAGTCAACCACTGAGCATGCTGCTGTATATGCCAGGGTAGCATCCCCAGAAACAATCACAAAAGAACCCAGTCCACCAAAGATGACCACACATTCCTTATCCCAACAAGAGCTTTCAGCAGGAGTGGACTTGGAGGACATTACTTCTGAACAAGTCTTTGAGGCTCGCTTCAAGAAACGTGAATCTTCTCTCTCTAGAAGTCTAAAGTTTTTGTCCCGATCTAAGAACGATGAAAATTCTCAACCAACTTCCACAGAAACTGGAGATGCAGGTGAAGAGATATACAGACCGGGGCCAATAGGTGCACCATTGGAATTGGCACCAAGAAGACTTGAAGAGAAGTCAAAGTCAGTCCTGGACCTTCGTGAAGCTCAAAAGGACCAAGGCTTCATGAGAAGACTCTCTTTGCGCTTGAGGAGAACTCCATCTACTGAACGCAAGGATGACATGACCAAAGAAGAAGACTCGGTTGCTTCAAAAAGAAGGCTTTCCTGGACTCTTGGCCGAAGAGGAtcacaggaaaagaaagaagtggaGATGATGCGCATGGACGGTAGTGGTGACACCTTAGTGGAACAAGGTGCAAAGGAACTCAAGAAACCTAATGAATCACCAGTCTTAGCAATGCGAAGAAAGATTGAATCAACAGTGGCAGAAATCTCTACCAGAATCCGAAGCTACTCGGAGGAAAGGAAATCATCAGAGGAAAAGGAGCAAAAGAGGACACCAATTCTTTCCATGCTTCGACGTTCAACATCAGAGAGTCGTGCTATGAAGGTTCCCAGCGTTCCTCAGAACCAGCTAGCATCTCAGGGCAATATGGGAACCTCATCAGAGTCTCTAAACTCCATGTCCAGCCTAAAGACTGACATAGCAAAAG GTGCGGAGGTTGAGCGCAGATCCCGCTGGGATAGATGGGGCCTGACAAGAGGAAGGCAAAACAAGACAGTATCACAGCCCGACATACCAACAGCAATCTCGAGAGAAAACAGTTCATTACGTTCACGCCAGTATTCTAAACTGGCATCTG ATTTCCCTCCAGTGTTCCACATCAAGCTGAGAGATCATGTCCTGCTGGAGGGAGATCCAGTCACTCTCAGCTGTCTGCCAGCTGGCAGCCCTCATCCACATGTCACTTGGATGAAAG ACAAGAAGCTTCTGGAGATTGATGCCAGGATGAATATGATCGCCTGCCCTGATGGCCGTCAGCTACTGATGATCATGCACACAACCAAAAAGGATGCAGGGGTTTATGAGTGTGTTGCTACAAACCCCCTTGCCTCTACATCCAGCTCTTGCACAATATCCCTTGCTC GCCTACCCAATCGTCCTGGGACTCCTGAGATTCCTCAGAAGTACAACAAAACAGCCTTAGTACTATGGAGGCCCTCAGACACCATGGCCCCCTGCACATACTCTCTGGAGAGGAAAGCAGAAG GTGAGACCAACTGGCTCATCGTGGCAACGGGGGTGGCTGACTGTTACTACAATGTGGTTGACCTGCCAGCAGGGTTCTCCTATAGGTTCAGGGTGGCATGTGTTAACAAAGCCGGCCAGGGCCCCTACAGCAACGTCTCCCAAGTGGTGAGCCTGGAACCTTCAG AACCAGCTAAATCCAGTGCGTCTGTCGTGGTGAAGACTGTCCCTACGACTGCACCTCCTCCCACtgttgtgatgatgtcatccaTGAAAGTACCTCCCATTAAGCCAGCCCCAAGTAAATCCACTACAGTGACACTTGCCCCAACTGTCCCTCCCTCTACCTCAGCTCCCAGTCTGACTGTAACTAAGTCTGCTTCCCCAATGACCATCAAACCTGTCGTTCAAGTCGATGCTAGCCGCCCAGCTGTCACTCCCACTATTAGTGCAGCCCCATCTGATGAAGCTCCTGTTCAGACCACCATGAGTGTTCAGGCCACAGCAGCAAAGAACAACCATAAAACCATCCCCTCTGTTCAAGCTCCTGTTCAGACCACTTCAAGTGTCCAAACCACAACAGCAAAAACCACCTTTAGAACCACCCCATCTGATCAAGCTCCTGTTCAGACCCCCACAAGTGTCCAAGACTCAGCAGAAAGAAACACCCTTAGAACCACCCCCTCTGATCAAGCTCATGTTCAGACCACCACAAGTGTCCAAGCTACAACTAAAGCCAAAACCACCCTTAGCATTAGTATGAGCAAACCTCAAACCAAGTTGGCACCACCGCCCGTTGTTCCTCCCAAGCCTCGGAGTCCTTTAAATGCAGTTCACACCAAAGTCAATCAATCCCCTTCTCCTGCCCCTACCATTGGGAAACCCATTTCATCTCTACCATTGTACGTGCCAGCCGCAACTGCTCGTGCTACTCCGCCTTCTCAATGCAGTTCAACCACCACAACCCAAGTCACTCCTGTGATTCCGGTCTCACCggctgtggtggtggtgcagaGCCTGACACCTGTGGTGCAGGGAGGGGAGAGCTGGAGTACCCCATCTGGACGGATCACACCCTCGGGGCGGATCACACCCTCTGGACGGAGGACACCAGTGGGCAAGCCTGGTGAGGGATCGCTGCGCCAGGGAGTTCCGCAGAAACCTTACACCTTCATGGATGAGAAAGCAAG GGGCCGTTTTGGTGTGATCCGCGAGTGCCGGGAGAATGCCACAGGCAACCTCTTTATGGCAAAGATTGTTCCATATGAAGCAGACACCAAACAGACTGTGCTGCTCGAATACGACATCCTCAAGTCCCTTCATCATGAGAGAATCATGGCTCTGCACGAAGCGTATGTCACACCACGCTACTTGGTGCTTATTTCAGAGTACTGCAGTGGAAAGGAGCTGCTCCACAGCATCATAGACAG GTTCCGCTACTCTGAGGATGACGTGGTGACCTATATACTGCAGATCCTCCAGGGTCTGGACTACCTCCATACCCGGCGCATCCTCCACCTGGACATCAAACCAGAGAACATCATTGTCACTTACATGAACGTCATCAAGATCATAGACTTTGGCAGTGCTCAGACTTTCAACCCTCTCTTCCTCAAGCAGTTCAACCCTCCTGTTGGAACACTAGAATACATGT CTCCAGAGATGTTGAGAGGTGATGTGGTGGGCCCTCCTACTGACATCTGGAGCGTGGGCGTTCTTACTTTCCTCAT GTTGAGTGG